In the genome of Streptomyces violaceoruber, the window ACGTACGCCCTGCTCACCCATCCCGAGCAGCGGGAGCGGCTGCAGACCTCGCTGGCCGCCGGGGAGCGCGGCCTGCTGGAGACCGGCGTCGAGGAACTCCTGCGGTACGACGGCCCGGTGGAGCTGGCCACCTGGCGCTTCGCCACCCGGCCGCTGACCATCGGCGGCCAGGACGTCGCGGCCGGCGACCCGGTCCTCGTCGTGCTGGCCGCCGCCGACCGGGACCCGGAGCGGTTCACCGACCCGGACACCCTGGACCTCGCCCGCCGCGACAGCCAGCACCTCGGGTACGGCCACGGCATCCACTACTGCCTCGGCGCCCCGCTCGCCCGGCTGGAGGGGCAGACGGCGCTGGCCACGCTGCTGACCCGGCTGCCGGACCTCCGCCTCGCCGCTGACCCGGCCGAACTCCGGTGGCGCGGCGGCCTCATCATGCGAGGTCTGCGCACCTTGCCCGTCTCGTTCACACCGCCCGCGTCATCGGCCGGCAACGGTCCGTCGCCGACGCAAAAGTGACACGCGCTCAACTCTGTGATCTTCACGTGATCTGCGCGGCATGAACTTGTGACAAGCGATGATCTCCCTATACGTTCACGGATCAACGTGGTGTCGAGCGTCAACCGCCGCGTGGTCCCCGTCGTCTTGTGAAAGGTCGTCGCATGCTCTCCGGGAACGGTCGTCACCGCCGCCCCCGCCAGGCACCCGCACTGGTCGTCGCCGCCGGAGTGACCGGCTCCGCCATCGCGATCCCGCTGCTCGGCGCCACCGGCGCCCACGCGGCCGACTCCACGAACTGGGACCAGGTCGCCGAGTGCGAGACCGGCGGCGCCTGGAGCCAGAACAGCGGCAACGGGTACTACGGCGGCCTGCAGCTGTCCCAGGATGCCTGGGAGCAGTACGGCGGTCTGGACTACGCTCCCAGCGCCGACCAGGCCAGTCGCTCCCAGCAGATAAGAATCGCCGAGAAGATACACGCGTCGCAGGGCATCGCCGCCTGGCCGACCTGCGGTCTGCTCGCCGGCCTGGGCAACGGCTCCGGGGGCACGGGCGACGGCTCCGGCGCGGCCGGTGACGGGGCGTCGGAAGGTTCGGACGCCTCGGGGGAGCAGGACACCACCAAGTCGTCCGAATCGCCCGCGACCACCGAAACGCCCGAGTCGTCCCAGTCATCCGAGTCGTCCGGCTCGTCCGAGACGCCGGAGTCGACGTCCGGAGCATCCTCTTCGTCCCCTTCGCCCTCTTCTTCGCCGTCGTCGTCTGACGCCCCGTCCGACGGTTCGAGCGGCGCGTCGGGCGACTCGTCCGACGGTGCGGGCCAATCCGCCAAGCCGGACACTTCCACCGAATCCGACCCCTCCGGCAGTGCCGAACCGCAGGGCACCGAGGGCTCGTCCGGCTCCGGCAAGCACCGCGGCGGCAGCGCGGACGAGGGTGCGACGGGAGAGGGCCGTACGGACCCGGCGTCGGGCCGCCACGCCTCGCGCGACGGTGGCGAGCGAGAGGCCGGGGACGGGCGTTACGTCGTCCGCACCGGCGACAGTCTCTGG includes:
- the rpfC gene encoding resuscitation-promoting factor protein RpfC gives rise to the protein MLSGNGRHRRPRQAPALVVAAGVTGSAIAIPLLGATGAHAADSTNWDQVAECETGGAWSQNSGNGYYGGLQLSQDAWEQYGGLDYAPSADQASRSQQIRIAEKIHASQGIAAWPTCGLLAGLGNGSGGTGDGSGAAGDGASEGSDASGEQDTTKSSESPATTETPESSQSSESSGSSETPESTSGASSSSPSPSSSPSSSDAPSDGSSGASGDSSDGAGQSAKPDTSTESDPSGSAEPQGTEGSSGSGKHRGGSADEGATGEGRTDPASGRHASRDGGEREAGDGRYVVRTGDSLWAIADSLDVDGGWHALYADNETVVGADPDHILPGQTLTVTGESGEK